TCACTAAAATCCCTGCTGAACTATAAAACTCTAATCCAAAAAGCTGAGCAACAAAGACAGCGATTCCTGTTCCAACTGCTGTTTTTACTGTACGATATCCGATTTTAAACATATTATTGCTCCTATATGTATAAACGTATTTACGATAAGTATAAAAAAAGGACGACAAACTGTCATCCTTTTCTTTTATTATTCACTTAACCTTGACACATTACAATATTTTTTGTAAAAAAACTTTCGCACGATCGCTCTTTGGCTCTGTAAAAAATTGCTGCGGAGTTGTATCTTCAACAAGTTTCCCACCATCTAAGAAAAGGACACGATCCGCTACTTCTTTCGCAAACCCCATTTCATGTGTCACAATTACCATTGTCATCCCTGTAGTCACTAATGATTTCATTACTTCCAATACTTCTTTTACCATCTCAGGATCCAGTGCAGAAGTTGGTTCATCAAATAACATCACTTCCGGTTCCATAGCTAATGCTCTAGCGATGGCCACGCGTTGCTTTTGACCTCCAGATAGGCGATTTGGATATGCCCCCTTCTTATTTAGCAATCCTACTTTTTCCAATAATTCCATTGCTTTTTGTTCCGCAGTTCCTTTAGCTATCCCTTTTACATTCACGGGAGCATATATAATATTTTCTAGCACGGTCATATGTGGGAATAAATGAAAATGTTGAAATACCATTCCGACTTTTTCACGTACATTCATCATATTCGTTTTCAGATTTGTTACTTCTTTATCTCCGATCCAAATACTTCCGCTTGTCGGTGTTTCCAATACATTCATACAACGTAAAAAAGTTGATTTCCCCGATCCAGATGGTCCAACAATTGCAACAACTTCTCCCTTTTCAATTGTTGTCGTAATTCCTTTTAATACTTTATGTTCTCCAAATGATTTATGAAGATTTTCAATCTTAATCACTTTTCTTCATTCTCCCTTCAATTGCTTTCCCAACTACTGTAAGTACAATCACTAAAATATAATAAACAAGCCCAACAAAAAGTAATGGTTCAAGATACTTAAATGTTTCACCACCCACAATGTAAGCGCGACGCATTAAATCTGTTGCACCAATTACTGTTACTACAGCCGATTCCTTCGTCAGTGTTGCAAATTCATTCACAAGCGCAGGTAATATATTTTTTAATGCTTGTGGTAATATAATATGTCTCATCATTTTCCCATACGGTACACCTAGCGCTATCGCTGCTTCGGTCTGCCCTTTATCAATCGCTTGAATCCCGGCGCGAATGACCTCAGACATATATGCACCTGAATTTAAGCTAAATGCAATGACTGCGGCTAAAAAAGCTGGAATATCATATCCAATCATTTGTGGTACACCAAAATATATAATCATTAATTGCAAAACAAGTGGTGTTCCACGAAATATGGATGTATATAGATCCGCTGCAACATTTAAAACTCGAATTCTAGCAATCTTACAAAGAGCTAATAGTGTCCCTAATATAAAACCAATTAAAGCTGAAACAGCTACAATTTTTAATGTAACTTCTAGTCCTTTTAATATATATGGTATCGATGGCGTTATTGCCGAAAAATCTAGATTCATGTTTTGTTCATTCCTCTCTCAGAAGATAGAAAGGCAGCTTATTTTTCGCTGCCAAACCATTTTTTCACTAATTTATTCATTTCACCATTTTCTTTCATCTTCTGAATCACTTTATTAAACTCTGCTGTTTTATCGCTATTTTTTGGAAGAGCAATCGCTGCCCCTACTTCTTCTGGTGCTTCCTGAATTTCAATCCCTTGTAAACCTTTTACCTTTTCTAAATAATGTTTAGCAATCGTATCTTCTAAAATAGCAGCATCAAAACGTCCTGCTTTAATTTCTTGTACAATTTCTGGTACACGGTCGCGTCCTTCCGCTTTAAGATCCACTTGTTTTTTGAACTCATTTGCTTTTTCTTCTTGAATAGAACCAGTTTGTACTCCTACCTTTTTCCCTTTCAAATCTTGCAATGACTTAATATTAGAATCTTTCTTGGAAACAATCATATTTTTAGCAACGAAATAAATATCTGTGAAATCTGCATTTTCTTTACGTTCTGCTGTTGGTGTCATACCGGCCATAACAAAATCTACTTTTCCTGAACTGAGCGATGCTAACAATCCTCCAAAATCCATATCTTTCACTTTCACTTCATATCCAAGTTCTTTTCCAATATATTTTGCAATATCGACATCAAATCCAATAATCTCATCACTTTTTGATGCTTCCACATATTCATACGGTTTATAATCTGCTGAAGTCCCCATAATAAGCACCTTTTTATTTTTGTCAGCACCTACTTCTTTTTCCTCTCCTTTACTACATGCACTAAACATACTTAAAATTAAAATAAGTGCAATTGAAATCGATAATACCTTCTTCATATTTCTTCCCCCTAATATTGTATGTTTAACAGTTTATAAGAATTTTTATTCGTTGTTTGTATTGTAGCAGCCATTTTATTTTTATGCAACAATTAAAATAAAAATAAATATAATGACGGTTAAAACAAGGAAATAAATTGTTTTTATGCATAAAAGCTGTATAAAAATAATTTTACATCTATTCAATTCTCATGTACATAATAAAATAACAAAAAGGCCCGTATACATTATCGTATACGGACCTTTTGTTATTTTATAGCTCTTCGCAGTTCTCTTCAAAATAGGACTGTAATTTTTCAATGACTTGCATCGGTTCATGTCCCTCGATTTCGTGGCGCTCTACCATTGTTACAATCTTTCCGTCTTTTAATAAGGCAAAAGATGGAGAGGAAGGTGGATATCCTTCAAAATATTCACGTGCACGTGCTGTTGCTTCTTTATCTTGTCCTGCAAATACTGTTACGAGATGATCTGGACGTTTATCATAATGAACAGAATGTGCAGCAGCAGGGCGAGCAATTCCGCCTGCACAGCCACATACAGAGTTTACCATTACAAGTGTTGTACCTTTTCTTTTCAATGCTTCAT
The window above is part of the Bacillus cytotoxicus NVH 391-98 genome. Proteins encoded here:
- a CDS encoding BrxA/BrxB family bacilliredoxin; its protein translation is MNDVVRQAREEIVSAGYTELTTPEAVDEALKRKGTTLVMVNSVCGCAGGIARPAAAHSVHYDKRPDHLVTVFAGQDKEATARAREYFEGYPPSSPSFALLKDGKIVTMVERHEIEGHEPMQVIEKLQSYFEENCEEL
- a CDS encoding transporter substrate-binding domain-containing protein, producing the protein MKKVLSISIALILILSMFSACSKGEEKEVGADKNKKVLIMGTSADYKPYEYVEASKSDEIIGFDVDIAKYIGKELGYEVKVKDMDFGGLLASLSSGKVDFVMAGMTPTAERKENADFTDIYFVAKNMIVSKKDSNIKSLQDLKGKKVGVQTGSIQEEKANEFKKQVDLKAEGRDRVPEIVQEIKAGRFDAAILEDTIAKHYLEKVKGLQGIEIQEAPEEVGAAIALPKNSDKTAEFNKVIQKMKENGEMNKLVKKWFGSEK
- a CDS encoding amino acid ABC transporter ATP-binding protein; protein product: MIKIENLHKSFGEHKVLKGITTTIEKGEVVAIVGPSGSGKSTFLRCMNVLETPTSGSIWIGDKEVTNLKTNMMNVREKVGMVFQHFHLFPHMTVLENIIYAPVNVKGIAKGTAEQKAMELLEKVGLLNKKGAYPNRLSGGQKQRVAIARALAMEPEVMLFDEPTSALDPEMVKEVLEVMKSLVTTGMTMVIVTHEMGFAKEVADRVLFLDGGKLVEDTTPQQFFTEPKSDRAKVFLQKIL
- a CDS encoding amino acid ABC transporter permease, whose product is MNLDFSAITPSIPYILKGLEVTLKIVAVSALIGFILGTLLALCKIARIRVLNVAADLYTSIFRGTPLVLQLMIIYFGVPQMIGYDIPAFLAAVIAFSLNSGAYMSEVIRAGIQAIDKGQTEAAIALGVPYGKMMRHIILPQALKNILPALVNEFATLTKESAVVTVIGATDLMRRAYIVGGETFKYLEPLLFVGLVYYILVIVLTVVGKAIEGRMKKSD